The Budorcas taxicolor isolate Tak-1 chromosome 2, Takin1.1, whole genome shotgun sequence genome window below encodes:
- the CLDN3 gene encoding claudin-3, translating to MSMGLEIAGTSLAVLGWLCTIVCCALPMWRVTAFIGSSIITAQITWEGLWMNCVVQSTGQMQCKVYDSLLALPQDLQAARALIVIAILLAVFGLLVALVGAQCTNCVQDDTAKAKITIVAGVLFLLAALLTLVPVSWSANTIIRDFYNPLVPEAQKREMGSALYVGWAASALQLLGGALLCCSCPPRDNYARTKIVYSAPRSTGPVTGTGTAYDRKDYV from the coding sequence ATGTCCATGGGCCTGGAGATCGCGGGCACCTCGCTGGCCGTGCTGGGCTGGCTGTGCACCATCGTGTGCTGCGCGCTGCCCATGTGGCGCGTGACGGCCTTCATCGGCAGCAGCATCATCACGGCGCAGATCACCTGGGAGGGCCTGTGGATGAACTGCGTGGTGCAGAGCACCGGCCAGATGCAGTGCAAGGTGTACGACTCGCTGCTGGCGCTGCCGCAGGACCTGCAGGCGGCCCGCGCCCTCATCGTCATCGCCATCCTACTGGCCGTCTTCGGGCTCCTCGTGGCGCTCGTGGGCGCCCAGTGCACCAACTGCGTGCAGGACGACACGGCCAAGGCCAAGATCACCATCGTGGCGGGCGTTCTCTTCCTGCTGGCCGCCCTGCTGACACTTGTGCCGGTGTCCTGGTCGGCCAACACCATCATCCGGGACTTCTACAACCCGTTGGTGCCGGAGGCTCAGAAGCGCGAGATGGGCTCCGCCCTGTACGTGGGCTGGGCGGCGTCGGCGCTGCAGCTGCTGGGGGGCGCGCTGCTCTGTTGCTCCTGCCCGCCGCGCGACAATTACGCGCGGACCAAGATCGTCTACTCGGCGCCGCGCTCCACCGGGCCGGTCACGGGCACCGGCACGGCCTACGACCGCAAGGACTACGTCTGA